One window of Alkaliphilus metalliredigens QYMF genomic DNA carries:
- the abc-f gene encoding ribosomal protection-like ABC-F family protein yields the protein MIEVSLNGVGKYYGANQVLKNIEFQILKGERVGMVGRNGTGKTTIFKIISGVEKCDGGVFSIRKGAQIGWLEQTPEYLLEFKVIDVLNMAFHKELSIQQSIRELEEKMCFAKGKDLELIMGKYAELQEAFESQGGYNIEEKRSKICEGLGIGEKFKNMQFNDLSGGEKTSVLLGKILLEEPDILLLDEPTNHLDIESIEWLEAFLVAYKGTVIIISHDRYFLDRVVNKIVEIEVGRASTYLGNYSLYMEEKERLYLEELKRYENQQKKIKSMEESIKKLKDWANRGDSEKLFRRAFSMEKRLDKMEKVDRPTTDHDKMKLALSSQERSGQDVVWVEGLYKALEEKILFNDLSFYLRIGEKVAIIGKNGSGKSTFIKTLLGEVSSDTGDVKIGANVKIGYLQQEVYFNSEEHTVLEAFRESYVCTEGEARGILARFLFYSDDVFKKVSNLSGGERSRLRLCQLMYEDVNTLIMDEPTNHLDIMGREMLEEALLGFKGTIMFISHDRYFINRLATRVVELCNKDLVSYLGNYDYYTEKKRTEKPLVESRVLRDTTHTKSTKSPKGDLNNTSTKLNSKKLKEIEEEINKIEALVSAKEEEINANATDFNRLKDLYLEKTTLETSLNKLLDEWIGLK from the coding sequence ATGATAGAAGTATCTTTAAATGGTGTGGGAAAATATTATGGAGCTAATCAGGTATTAAAGAATATTGAATTTCAAATATTGAAGGGCGAAAGAGTCGGAATGGTTGGCAGAAATGGAACGGGTAAAACAACTATATTTAAAATCATATCAGGTGTAGAAAAATGTGATGGTGGCGTTTTTTCCATTAGAAAGGGCGCTCAAATTGGATGGTTAGAACAAACACCTGAATATCTTCTGGAGTTCAAGGTGATTGACGTGTTAAACATGGCCTTTCATAAAGAACTGAGTATTCAGCAGTCTATAAGGGAACTTGAAGAAAAAATGTGTTTTGCTAAGGGAAAAGATCTGGAGTTGATCATGGGAAAATATGCTGAACTCCAGGAAGCATTTGAAAGTCAAGGTGGATACAATATAGAGGAAAAGCGTAGTAAGATATGCGAGGGTTTGGGAATCGGTGAAAAGTTTAAAAATATGCAATTTAATGATTTAAGTGGTGGAGAGAAAACCTCGGTGCTTTTAGGAAAGATCCTACTGGAGGAACCAGATATACTACTTTTAGATGAGCCTACAAATCATCTTGACATAGAGTCAATTGAATGGTTAGAGGCATTCTTAGTAGCGTATAAAGGAACGGTTATCATCATATCCCATGATAGGTACTTTCTAGACCGAGTTGTCAATAAAATAGTCGAGATTGAAGTTGGTAGGGCATCTACCTATTTAGGTAATTACTCCTTGTATATGGAAGAAAAAGAAAGGTTATACCTTGAAGAATTAAAGAGGTACGAAAATCAACAGAAGAAAATTAAGTCTATGGAAGAATCAATTAAAAAATTAAAAGATTGGGCAAATAGAGGAGATAGTGAAAAGCTTTTTAGAAGAGCCTTTAGCATGGAAAAAAGGCTAGATAAGATGGAGAAAGTGGATAGACCTACAACGGATCATGACAAAATGAAACTAGCCCTGTCATCCCAGGAAAGATCTGGCCAAGACGTTGTATGGGTAGAAGGTTTATATAAAGCCCTAGAAGAAAAGATTTTATTTAATGATCTGAGCTTTTATCTCAGAATCGGAGAAAAAGTAGCCATAATAGGAAAAAATGGCAGCGGTAAATCGACTTTTATCAAAACACTATTAGGTGAAGTCTCTTCAGATACTGGAGATGTTAAAATTGGGGCCAATGTAAAAATAGGTTACCTGCAACAGGAGGTCTATTTTAATAGCGAAGAGCATACTGTTTTAGAAGCTTTTAGAGAAAGCTATGTATGCACTGAAGGAGAGGCAAGGGGAATACTAGCCAGGTTTTTATTTTATAGTGACGATGTTTTCAAGAAAGTGAGCAACTTGTCCGGTGGAGAACGGAGTAGACTTCGTCTTTGTCAGCTTATGTATGAAGATGTTAATACCTTGATAATGGATGAGCCAACAAATCATTTGGATATTATGGGACGGGAGATGTTGGAAGAAGCTTTACTAGGGTTCAAAGGAACAATTATGTTTATTTCTCATGATAGATATTTTATTAATAGACTGGCAACAAGAGTAGTTGAGCTTTGCAACAAAGACTTGGTCAGCTACTTAGGGAACTATGATTATTATACAGAGAAAAAACGAACTGAAAAGCCATTAGTTGAGTCTAGAGTCCTAAGGGACACCACACATACAAAATCAACGAAGAGCCCAAAGGGGGATTTAAACAACACGTCCACAAAACTAAATAGCAAAAAGCTTAAAGAAATTGAGGAAGAAATAAATAAAATTGAGGCATTAGTCTCTGCTAAAGAAGAAGAAATCAATGCAAATGCCACAGATTTTAATCGATTAAAGGATCTATATCTTGAAAAAACCACCCTTGAAACCAGCCTTAATAAACTTCTTGATGAGTGGATTGGATTAAAGTAA
- a CDS encoding GNAT family N-acetyltransferase, translating to MMNISIHRPTAIDYEELTELFRVVITDTMEKEGLGGYDEQINSEVKEKKKFLEEDVESNGEERFFLVARYREKIVGTVAYGPCGEAIKNCSKGKYNHMGEIGTVFILPQYQDKGIGSLLLNSMYLALMGMNVEEFCLDSGYTKAKQIWCKKLGEPNIIKKNYWGEGYDHFIWHRKLKEITITFDSPSTHRSQ from the coding sequence ATGATGAATATTTCAATACATAGACCAACTGCAATAGACTATGAAGAACTTACTGAATTATTTAGAGTAGTCATTACCGATACCATGGAAAAAGAAGGTCTTGGAGGCTATGATGAACAGATAAATAGTGAAGTGAAAGAGAAAAAGAAATTTCTAGAAGAGGATGTGGAATCAAATGGAGAAGAGCGATTTTTCCTTGTGGCACGATATCGAGAGAAGATTGTTGGAACCGTAGCCTATGGTCCCTGTGGTGAGGCAATCAAAAACTGTTCTAAAGGTAAGTATAATCATATGGGAGAAATCGGCACAGTTTTTATATTACCACAATATCAGGATAAAGGAATTGGTTCCCTACTATTAAATTCAATGTACTTAGCGCTAATGGGTATGAATGTAGAAGAATTTTGTCTTGACAGTGGCTATACCAAAGCCAAACAAATTTGGTGCAAGAAGTTAGGAGAACCAAATATCATCAAGAAGAACTACTGGGGAGAAGGGTATGATCATTTCATTTGGCATCGGAAGCTAAAAGAGATAACCATTACCTTCGATAGTCCCTCTACACATAGATCTCAATAG
- a CDS encoding DJ-1/PfpI family protein, whose product MENKQWKVGILIFDDVEVLDFAGPFEVFSVTTIANQMNPFHVSTISEKGNMITARNGLRVQPDYSFEDMPQLDILIIPGGLGAREREIHNDTLIRWISNQIEKVELMTSVCTGALLLAKAGLLRGKKATTHWASLERLQREFPEIYVQHGVKFVDEGNIVTSGGISAGINMSFHIVKRLLGSEIARQTAKRMEYDITI is encoded by the coding sequence ATGGAAAATAAACAATGGAAAGTTGGAATCTTGATTTTTGACGATGTAGAAGTTTTAGATTTTGCGGGGCCTTTTGAGGTTTTTTCTGTAACAACCATAGCAAATCAAATGAATCCTTTTCATGTTAGCACTATATCAGAGAAAGGAAATATGATTACTGCAAGAAATGGTTTAAGAGTTCAGCCAGATTATAGTTTTGAAGATATGCCTCAATTAGATATTTTAATTATTCCCGGTGGATTAGGCGCTAGAGAGCGAGAAATACATAATGATACTTTGATAAGATGGATATCAAACCAAATTGAGAAAGTTGAACTTATGACATCTGTATGTACCGGGGCTTTATTATTAGCTAAAGCAGGTTTACTTAGAGGTAAAAAAGCAACTACTCATTGGGCTAGTCTTGAAAGATTACAAAGGGAATTTCCTGAAATTTATGTGCAACATGGTGTAAAGTTTGTTGATGAAGGAAATATTGTTACCTCAGGAGGTATTTCTGCAGGAATTAACATGTCGTTTCATATAGTCAAGAGATTGTTAGGTTCTGAGATTGCAAGACAAACTGCTAAAAGAATGGAGTATGACATAACGATATAG
- a CDS encoding GNAT family N-acetyltransferase: MEKDKMIKVRRADAKDAKEYLMFLHKLDSETSFMLYEPGERDTNEEDLKRKIHETNENSLLLVAESREKIVGFLSADREHVNRIKHSAYIVIGVRQSFRGKGVGKRLFEELDKWAMENGIIRLELTVMINNENGITLYRKMGFRVEGIKEKSCLVKGELVDEYYMAKILR, translated from the coding sequence ATGGAGAAAGATAAGATGATAAAAGTTAGAAGGGCTGATGCAAAGGATGCCAAGGAGTATTTAATGTTTTTACATAAGTTAGATTCTGAAACAAGCTTTATGTTATATGAACCAGGGGAAAGAGACACAAATGAAGAAGATTTAAAAAGAAAAATTCATGAAACCAATGAAAATTCTTTGCTACTGGTAGCTGAAAGCCGGGAAAAAATAGTTGGCTTTCTATCAGCTGACAGGGAACATGTAAACAGGATTAAACATAGTGCCTATATCGTCATTGGTGTTAGGCAAAGCTTCAGGGGAAAAGGAGTTGGAAAAAGGCTATTTGAAGAATTAGACAAATGGGCAATGGAAAATGGAATTATTCGGCTTGAATTAACCGTTATGATCAATAATGAAAATGGCATTACACTTTATAGAAAAATGGGATTTAGGGTAGAGGGTATTAAAGAAAAATCTTGTTTAGTTAAGGGGGAACTGGTAGACGAATATTATATGGCAAAAATATTAAGATAA